In the Gopherus flavomarginatus isolate rGopFla2 chromosome 6, rGopFla2.mat.asm, whole genome shotgun sequence genome, one interval contains:
- the LOC127054513 gene encoding pulmonary surfactant-associated protein A-like, which produces MHWLKINVRFSFVCCSSPGPPGPQGMPGLPGRDGVPGVKGPQGEKGNKWERGEPGPQGLPASVDLELQESLQKWGGGEILATNGKEVNFESTLKACEHTGGSIATPKNQEENYAILDIVKQFNRYAYLGIRESDVPGEFQYLDGKPLNYTNWRAREPNGKGGENCVEMYTDGGWNDKKCDQYHLTICEF; this is translated from the exons ATGCATTGGTTGAAAATAAATGTACGTTTTTCATTTGTGTGCTGCTCTTCTCCAGGTCCTCCAGGGCCCCAGGGCATGCCAGGTCTTCCCGGAAGAGATGGGGTTCCTGGGGTGAAAGGACCCCAGGGTGAAAAAGGCAACaagtgggagagaggggagcctGGACCACAAG GCCTGCCTGCTTCTGTCGATCTTGAATTGCAAGAAAGCCTCCAG aagtggggggggggggaaattctCGCTACCAATGGGAAAGAAGTCAATTTTGAAAGCACATTAAAAGCATGTGAACATACTGGTGGCTCCATTGCCACCCCCAAGAACCAGGAGGAAAACTATGCTATTTTGGATATTGTGAAACAGTTTAACAGATACGCTTATTTGGGTATAAGGGAGAGTGATGTTCCAGGTGAATTCCAGTATCTGGATGGGAAACCTCTGAATTATACCAACTGGCGTGCTCGTGAGCCAAATGGCAAAGGAGGGGAAAACTGTGTGGAGATGTACACCGATGGAGGCTGGAATGACAAAAAATGCGACCAGTACCACCTCACTATCTGTGAATTTTAA